The Williamsoniiplasma somnilux genome includes a window with the following:
- a CDS encoding BspA family leucine-rich repeat surface protein, with translation MSNRKFRKLGLLLVTAIPASSAAFFAISSSKYNIENSNKEAKNNPSDIVKVKKNLEVILNKNINKKWVEEELNNAIIDAGLEGITAKEVTKPIFRTINYEWKQTTWKFTGNGEKYKGDLEIAHDWISQIISFVSISQIENELQTILTTRKNKNWTKEELQIAVDNAKLDAKGAIAVESVENIKNRSSQGGDQKTSWRFIGKGNKNDQTTLQYKYNDSIEIVHNFNDKVDTSKNIIEKENDIQKILDSKVNGTWKQEDLQKQIDETIGLQSGIVVKLVENKSKVDSSNTNFVLWKFIGTGNIDNDLIYNGEIVLTHKWIANDQKTQISTISNELDSILKSKKNGEYQWTNEELQIAINTSEFGKDGGISVEEKSKILNRSSQKNEGTQTWIFIGKGNNENSYKYTDQIEISHNWKTISDTTQDIRSIIPVIESIINSSEYEKKPWEQKELMQALINAELTDQNGITVSENSTTISENRVSIGGPKITTWDFVGNGKIDNEHKYMGKITLFHNWDDKQDGSYEIKTISDELQIILDSKLDASWEQSELQTVINNSRLDPHNQIIVQPILEQSSRSSSGSKNKNSWKFIGTGSQSNPSMFKDEVTLIHNWNNIKETTVDIATKQNDLQNIINSEEYKNKSWTAELLEKAIEKIDVAEGITVQLVENVDTRSWTGGPKLTKWKFIGNGKIDNNYLYNDEITLEHIWNDKKDSTQNIKAIESELNIIVNEGVNKDKKLWVKDLQEAVNRKWPDEKWGIVVEDLTPPVKNRSYEESTGQQTFKFTGLGNENNTWIYNESIEIKHDWNQKIGNTQNIENAKNQLKEFINNEENHTKKAWTKEELQTALDNSGIDTKGGFTVKELKKKPSTRLATPDWKEDKWIIVGNGKDDNIYKYIGEISILHYWETVKDGSFDISRIEEDLQILLNDKMHEFKSWTLNEIQWLLDYNYPPGSITVDYVKSEANKNMKNEKENIDEYIFTGHGSVENDYWYKGSINLKHKWIGVNKPIDLAKDASIKGQLNKLIFEKSSKNSSWNQLDLQKAVDLKIDKSGGITVVIISNNANEQQIKFIGHGSETNSYKYVGEITIKNTLTDANDTTISKYIDSKGDLGILSTDKKFNFEKIDAVELLQIGYNANGNAVYNFKGKKITDKLPVGIKKISDFFKGNLNFKIEGIENWDTSNVISMNGTFENASNFNQDISNWDTGNVIDMSLMFSGAKKFNQDLSKWNVSKVTNHANFDTNANPNWISEFKPKFK, from the coding sequence ATGAGTAATAGAAAATTTAGAAAATTAGGTTTATTGTTAGTAACAGCAATTCCTGCATCATCAGCAGCTTTTTTTGCAATAAGTTCAAGCAAATATAACATTGAAAATTCAAATAAAGAAGCAAAAAATAATCCAAGTGATATTGTCAAAGTTAAAAAGAATCTTGAAGTAATTTTAAACAAAAATATAAATAAAAAATGAGTTGAAGAAGAGTTAAATAATGCAATTATAGATGCAGGTTTAGAAGGAATAACTGCTAAAGAAGTAACTAAACCAATTTTCCGTACGATTAACTATGAGTGAAAACAGACAACATGAAAATTCACTGGTAACGGAGAAAAATATAAAGGTGATCTTGAAATTGCCCATGATTGAATTTCGCAAATAATTTCTTTCGTATCAATTAGTCAAATTGAAAATGAATTACAAACTATTTTAACTACTCGAAAAAATAAAAATTGAACTAAAGAAGAACTTCAAATTGCAGTTGATAATGCTAAATTAGATGCTAAAGGAGCAATTGCTGTTGAATCTGTAGAAAATATTAAAAATCGTAGTTCTCAAGGTGGTGATCAAAAAACTTCTTGAAGATTCATCGGTAAAGGTAATAAAAATGATCAAACAACCTTGCAATATAAATATAATGATTCAATAGAGATAGTTCATAATTTTAATGATAAAGTAGACACTTCTAAAAATATTATCGAAAAAGAAAATGATATTCAAAAAATTTTGGATTCAAAAGTTAATGGAACCTGAAAACAAGAAGATTTACAAAAGCAAATTGATGAAACGATTGGTTTGCAAAGCGGAATTGTAGTTAAACTTGTTGAAAATAAATCAAAAGTTGATTCTTCTAACACAAATTTTGTATTATGAAAATTTATAGGAACCGGAAATATTGATAATGATTTAATTTATAACGGGGAAATTGTTTTAACTCATAAATGAATTGCCAATGACCAAAAAACTCAAATTTCAACTATTTCTAACGAACTTGATAGCATTTTAAAATCTAAAAAAAATGGTGAATATCAATGAACAAATGAAGAATTACAAATTGCAATTAACACTTCTGAATTTGGAAAAGATGGTGGTATTAGTGTTGAAGAAAAATCAAAAATATTAAATAGATCTTCACAAAAAAATGAAGGAACACAAACTTGAATTTTTATTGGTAAGGGTAATAATGAAAATTCATACAAATATACTGATCAAATTGAAATTTCACATAATTGAAAAACTATATCTGATACAACTCAAGATATTCGAAGTATTATACCTGTAATTGAATCAATTATAAATTCTTCTGAATATGAAAAAAAACCTTGAGAACAAAAAGAATTAATGCAAGCGCTTATCAATGCTGAACTTACTGACCAAAATGGAATTACAGTTTCTGAAAATAGCACTACAATTTCTGAAAATCGTGTGTCAATTGGTGGGCCAAAAATTACAACTTGAGATTTTGTTGGCAATGGTAAAATTGACAACGAACATAAATATATGGGAAAAATAACTTTGTTTCACAATTGAGATGATAAACAAGATGGAAGTTATGAGATCAAAACAATTAGTGATGAATTGCAAATAATTCTAGATTCTAAATTAGATGCTTCTTGAGAACAATCAGAGTTACAAACAGTAATTAATAATTCTCGTCTTGATCCTCATAACCAAATTATTGTTCAACCAATTTTAGAACAATCAAGCCGTTCTTCAAGTGGGTCAAAGAATAAAAATTCTTGAAAATTTATTGGTACTGGAAGCCAAAGTAACCCATCTATGTTTAAAGATGAAGTTACATTGATACACAATTGAAATAATATAAAAGAGACAACTGTTGATATTGCAACAAAACAAAATGATTTACAAAACATTATAAATTCAGAAGAATACAAAAATAAATCTTGAACTGCTGAACTTTTAGAAAAAGCAATTGAAAAAATTGATGTAGCTGAAGGAATCACTGTTCAACTTGTCGAAAACGTTGATACACGTTCTTGAACAGGTGGACCTAAATTAACTAAATGAAAATTTATTGGTAATGGTAAAATTGACAATAATTACTTGTACAATGATGAAATAACTTTAGAGCATATTTGAAACGATAAAAAGGATTCAACACAAAATATAAAAGCAATAGAATCTGAACTTAACATCATTGTTAATGAAGGTGTTAATAAAGACAAAAAATTATGGGTAAAGGATCTTCAAGAAGCCGTTAACAGAAAATGACCTGACGAAAAATGAGGAATCGTTGTTGAAGATTTAACACCACCTGTCAAAAATCGTTCATATGAAGAAAGTACGGGTCAACAAACATTTAAATTTACAGGTCTTGGTAATGAAAATAATACTTGAATTTATAATGAAAGTATTGAAATAAAACATGATTGAAATCAAAAAATTGGCAATACTCAAAATATTGAAAATGCAAAAAATCAGTTAAAAGAATTTATTAACAACGAAGAAAATCACACCAAAAAAGCTTGAACAAAAGAAGAACTACAAACAGCACTTGATAATTCAGGGATTGATACAAAAGGTGGTTTTACCGTTAAAGAATTAAAGAAAAAACCAAGCACTCGCTTAGCAACTCCTGATTGAAAAGAAGATAAATGAATTATTGTTGGAAATGGTAAGGATGATAACATTTACAAATACATTGGGGAAATAAGTATTTTACATTATTGAGAAACTGTTAAGGATGGTTCGTTTGATATTTCTAGAATTGAAGAAGATCTGCAAATATTATTAAATGACAAAATGCATGAATTTAAATCTTGAACATTAAATGAAATTCAATGATTATTAGATTATAACTATCCTCCAGGTTCAATTACTGTTGATTATGTAAAATCTGAAGCTAATAAAAACATGAAAAACGAAAAAGAAAATATTGATGAATACATTTTTACCGGTCATGGCTCAGTTGAAAATGATTATTGATACAAAGGTTCAATAAATCTAAAACATAAATGAATCGGAGTTAATAAACCAATTGATTTAGCAAAAGATGCATCAATAAAAGGTCAATTGAACAAACTTATATTTGAAAAAAGTTCAAAAAATTCGTCTTGAAATCAGCTAGATTTACAAAAAGCTGTTGATTTAAAAATTGATAAATCTGGAGGAATTACAGTTGTAATTATAAGCAACAATGCAAATGAACAACAAATTAAATTTATCGGTCATGGGAGTGAAACAAATAGTTACAAATATGTTGGGGAAATAACTATAAAAAATACATTGACGGATGCTAATGATACAACCATTTCTAAATACATAGATTCAAAAGGAGATTTAGGAATTTTGTCAACTGATAAAAAATTTAATTTTGAAAAAATTGATGCTGTAGAATTATTGCAAATTGGTTATAATGCTAATGGAAATGCAGTTTATAACTTTAAAGGTAAAAAAATAACTGATAAATTACCAGTTGGAATTAAAAAAATTTCCGATTTCTTTAAAGGTAATTTAAATTTTAAAATTGAAGGTATAGAAAATTGAGATACCTCAAACGTTATTTCAATGAATGGTACATTCGAAAATGCAAGTAACTTTAATCAAGATATTTCAAACTGGGATACTGGAAATGTTATAGATATGTCGCTTATGTTCAGTGGTGCTAAAAAATTTAACCAAGATTTAAGTAAATGAAATGTATCTAAAGTTACAAATCATGCTAATTTTGACACTAATGCAAATCCTAACTGAATTTCTGAATTTAAACCTAAATTTAAATAA
- a CDS encoding BspA family leucine-rich repeat surface protein gives MKKYKQSIKKIGLLLVIFSTLWSFSVLILSSKKYYSQSINENANSLKFEIQKILDTRNHSSWTEQELQNELITHNIDNAEQITISELNSTEIEVNNVKKIETFWKFKNFQKSFNKQFLNFEITLKHTRNLKTNDLVSIVKIQSNLQQIVNKEFKKPWTSASLEQAIVSNNIDVAGGISVKAVKQQESRSASYEWNSSEWIFVGNGINYKDEITLIHKWLTKIDSSVSISQINTELQNVLDNNKNSIWTKQKLQKAVNFAKLDQENAILVEEVSFKDERSWTGDEHSNLWKFIGQGNVDNDFKYKNETTLTHQWNNKIDSSQNIFYAKSQLEELLSKKINEGWTQNDLQTAIDNSKIDKIGGIKVEQVEFKSQTSTDSLNVDQWKFTGNGTIDNEFLYKGQITLLHQWNDYKDTSKDIGVIADLLVEIVNEKEDKNSPWNQQQLQDVIDNSKKIDSPGGISVSEKIINQRSSNSINEVQTLLFIGKGNENNNYKYKGTIELNFNWTKIENTTQSIFNIANQLQNIINKKEYKNKQWTSLALEQAIIAEELESTGGISITSNQKENNNFSSTGGAQQTTWTFTGKGTIKNEFKYDGQISIIHNWNDKVDNSFNIKTIENKLQNILNSDAYKDKKWNAISLENEIINQNLDIANGIIVQELETVDLRSSSGGPHQTTWKFIGNGNSTNPFKYNGEITLIQKWNNYQDTTKPISDIQSKLQDIVDSAEYQEKQWTLAELQKEIDNTFGIKQITVKSSKLNDNLDFYSWKPEPHTDKYIFQGNGNGSNQYLYKGHVELEHNWNKRVDTTIDFTKDKEMLIDLYRIIGSKKGAWFNEELKLTIEKKYGKNSFEIKIDDSEDLQQIQLTGTGSIENENKYKGNYVFKKYIIGDGINDNFKIIYLDSKLNLSYQTYFDFEKTDAIAILSLATSENSVKNFKGKYMPEELPTQIENIDYMFAGNPNDKIVGIENWDTSNIKSMKGTFENASKFNQDLDKWSLINALTIESIFQGASSFNGNITNWKTNNVINFSSAFEGASSFNRDLNWITSNLEFMINTFRNATSFNGDISNWWVGELVVMDGAFENAINFNCDISSWTTTKLESMGVAFRNAKNFNQDLSKWDVRSVGYHSMYDSGADKWQSNYKPRFNN, from the coding sequence ATGAAAAAATATAAGCAATCTATTAAAAAAATAGGATTACTTTTAGTTATCTTTTCAACTTTATGAAGTTTTTCGGTCTTGATTTTAAGTTCAAAAAAATATTATTCACAAAGTATAAATGAAAATGCAAATAGTTTAAAATTTGAAATTCAAAAAATTTTAGATACAAGAAATCATTCTTCATGAACTGAACAAGAATTGCAAAATGAATTAATCACTCATAACATCGATAACGCTGAGCAAATTACAATTAGTGAGTTAAATTCAACAGAAATTGAAGTTAATAACGTTAAAAAAATTGAAACTTTTTGGAAATTTAAAAATTTTCAAAAAAGTTTTAATAAACAATTTTTAAATTTTGAAATAACATTAAAACACACAAGAAATTTAAAAACGAACGACCTTGTTAGCATAGTAAAAATTCAAAGCAATTTACAACAAATTGTTAACAAAGAGTTTAAAAAACCGTGAACAAGTGCTTCTTTAGAACAAGCTATTGTCTCTAATAATATTGATGTTGCTGGAGGAATATCTGTTAAAGCTGTAAAACAACAAGAATCACGTTCCGCTAGCTATGAATGAAACTCATCTGAATGAATTTTTGTGGGTAATGGTATTAATTATAAAGATGAAATTACACTAATTCATAAATGGTTAACAAAGATAGATTCGAGTGTTTCAATAAGTCAAATTAATACTGAATTACAAAATGTTTTAGATAACAATAAAAATTCAATTTGAACAAAACAAAAATTACAAAAGGCGGTTAACTTTGCTAAATTAGATCAAGAAAATGCAATTTTAGTTGAAGAAGTTAGCTTTAAAGATGAACGAAGTTGAACTGGTGATGAACATTCAAATTTATGAAAATTTATTGGTCAAGGAAACGTTGATAATGATTTTAAATATAAAAATGAAACTACTTTAACTCATCAATGAAATAATAAAATTGATAGTTCTCAAAACATTTTTTATGCAAAATCGCAATTGGAAGAACTTTTATCAAAAAAAATAAATGAGGGTTGAACACAAAACGATTTGCAAACAGCTATTGATAATTCTAAAATCGATAAGATTGGAGGAATTAAAGTTGAACAAGTAGAATTCAAATCTCAAACATCGACTGATTCTTTAAATGTTGATCAATGAAAATTCACAGGAAATGGGACTATTGACAATGAATTTCTTTATAAAGGGCAGATCACACTACTTCATCAGTGAAATGATTATAAAGACACAAGCAAAGATATTGGTGTCATTGCAGATTTGTTAGTTGAAATTGTTAATGAAAAAGAAGATAAAAATTCCCCTTGAAATCAACAGCAACTTCAAGATGTAATAGATAATTCTAAAAAGATTGATAGTCCTGGAGGAATCAGTGTTTCTGAAAAAATAATTAATCAACGTTCTTCTAATTCAATTAATGAGGTACAAACATTACTTTTTATTGGTAAGGGTAATGAAAATAATAATTACAAATATAAAGGAACAATAGAACTTAATTTTAATTGAACTAAAATTGAAAATACTACTCAAAGTATTTTTAATATTGCTAATCAATTGCAAAATATCATAAATAAAAAAGAATATAAAAATAAACAATGAACATCATTAGCTTTAGAACAAGCGATTATAGCTGAAGAACTTGAATCTACCGGCGGAATTAGTATAACCAGCAATCAAAAAGAAAATAATAATTTTTCATCAACTGGAGGAGCTCAACAAACCACTTGAACTTTTACCGGTAAAGGAACGATTAAAAATGAATTCAAATATGATGGACAAATATCGATAATTCATAATTGAAATGACAAAGTAGACAATAGTTTTAATATTAAAACTATTGAAAATAAACTTCAAAATATTTTGAACTCTGATGCTTATAAAGATAAAAAATGAAATGCAATATCTTTAGAAAATGAAATTATTAATCAAAATTTAGATATTGCTAATGGAATTATTGTTCAAGAACTTGAAACTGTTGATTTACGTTCTTCAAGCGGTGGTCCTCATCAGACAACTTGAAAATTTATTGGAAATGGAAATTCAACAAATCCATTTAAATATAATGGTGAAATTACATTAATTCAAAAGTGAAATAATTACCAAGACACAACCAAACCAATTTCAGATATCCAATCAAAATTACAAGACATTGTAGATTCTGCTGAATATCAAGAAAAACAATGAACTTTAGCAGAATTACAAAAAGAGATTGATAACACATTTGGAATTAAACAAATAACTGTAAAATCATCTAAATTAAATGATAATTTAGATTTTTATTCTTGAAAGCCAGAGCCTCATACTGACAAATATATTTTTCAAGGTAATGGAAATGGTAGCAACCAATATCTCTATAAAGGACATGTTGAATTAGAACACAATTGAAATAAGCGAGTAGATACAACCATTGATTTTACAAAAGATAAAGAAATGTTAATTGACCTTTATCGTATAATCGGTTCTAAAAAAGGCGCTTGATTTAATGAAGAATTAAAATTAACAATAGAAAAAAAATATGGCAAAAATTCTTTCGAAATTAAAATTGATGACTCAGAAGATCTTCAACAAATTCAATTAACTGGAACAGGTTCAATCGAAAACGAAAATAAATATAAAGGTAATTATGTTTTTAAAAAATATATTATTGGTGATGGAATTAATGATAATTTTAAGATTATTTATCTAGATTCTAAATTAAATTTATCCTATCAAACATACTTTGATTTCGAAAAAACTGATGCGATAGCTATTTTATCACTTGCTACAAGTGAAAATTCAGTTAAAAATTTTAAAGGTAAATATATGCCAGAAGAGCTACCCACTCAAATAGAAAATATAGATTACATGTTCGCAGGAAATCCTAATGATAAAATTGTTGGAATAGAAAATTGAGATACTTCAAATATAAAAAGTATGAAAGGAACATTTGAAAATGCTTCAAAATTTAATCAAGATTTAGACAAATGAAGTCTTATAAATGCTTTAACAATAGAATCTATCTTTCAAGGAGCTTCTTCCTTTAATGGTAATATTACAAATTGAAAAACAAATAATGTAATAAATTTTTCATCAGCATTTGAAGGAGCCTCTTCATTTAATCGTGATTTAAATTGGATTACATCAAATTTAGAATTCATGATAAACACCTTTAGAAATGCTACCTCATTTAATGGTGACATTTCTAATTGATGAGTAGGTGAGCTCGTTGTTATGGATGGAGCATTTGAAAATGCTATAAATTTTAATTGCGACATATCTAGCTGAACAACAACGAAATTAGAATCTATGGGAGTTGCATTTAGAAATGCCAAAAATTTTAATCAAGATTTATCAAAATGAGATGTTAGATCTGTTGGTTATCACAGTATGTATGATAGTGGCGCTGATAAATGACAATCAAATTACAAACCAAGATTTAATAATTAA